The Pueribacillus theae genome contains the following window.
AAAGCGCTTTTTTTCATTTCAAGCTTTTGAACATTCGAATCATAATCCCCGCCTTCTTCCAATATTGACAATTCTACACGAATTTCCGCCAACCGTTTAAATAAGTCTGTCTCCAGTTGTTCGATTTCCGTTAACCTGTTGGAGAGCTGAATCATTCTTGGTTCAAATTCGTCTTGATTTGCTTCTAGTTCTTTTTCAACTTGGCGTTTCTCTTCTTCATTGGGGATATGCATATGGATTTGTTGGTTAAGAAGGTTCATTTTTTCTATCAATTTTTCTTTTTCTGCCCATTTATTTCCTTTTGAAAAATACTCTTCTTCTGTTTCACAGCCAGCTTGCTGAAAAAGTTCAACCATCGCTTTTTCGTATTGTTCCATTTTTGCTTTTATTTTTTCATATTGCTTCATTTCTTCCAATCTCTGCTCTTGAATACGCTCTTTTTTTTCCTTTGTTGTTTTTTCTTCTTCTATTTTCATCTCAAGCTTCATTAAAAGAGAGGTCGGACTGCCAATCTGTTCAATTTGAAAAACGGCTGCCAGTCCATAAATCTCTTGCTCGAATTGGCTTATCCAATTTTGCAGCGTGATCCTTTCTTCTTTTGCTGTTTGCACTGTGTGCAAGTTTTTTTTCGCTGAACGGATGTTGTCCAATGTTCGCAATAATTCAGGTATTGGCATGGATAGAGGAAAATTACGCTCTTCCATCCACCGCAGCAATTCATCTTGCTTTTTGCTTAATGTTTTCTCGATCATTTCATACCGTTTTGACAAATTTTCATATTCCCGTTTCGCGCGCTCTTTTTCAAGCTTATGGTAGTGCCATTCTTGCCTTTGGCCGTTATCTTGTTCTATTTTTTTCTTTGCTTCCATGATTGAAGCAGGATCATATGCTGCTTTGGAGGCTTCAAGTTGATGAAGGCGCTCTATCTCTCTTGACTTCAAGATGTTTAGTTCGTTTAAAACCTTTATTTTTTGTTTCCGCTTTATATAGATGAAAGACAAAGCCACAATCCAAATGATTGCAACAACGCCGGAAACCAACTCTTGGCCTATATAAAAAAGAAGAGCCGAGGAGAAAAACGCCAGACTAAGCATCATGTAAAAGATTGAGTTGGAAAGCGGTTTCCCTTCTCTCGCCATTTGGCTATCCAGCTGACCAATCATTTTTTGAAGAAAAAGCTTTTCTTGCTCGTTGTTTCTATTCTCATTCTTTGAAATAAATGTTTCTAAATCTTCCCGTTCCTCATCATCAAGCAACGTTCGCTGGATTTCTTTTTCCTTTACTTCGGCTGCTTTAAAGCGGCTTCTTGTCGCCGCTAAGTCCTTTTCCAAAAAAGTATGCTGCTCACTCAATTGGTTGACTTCATTCGCCATATGTTCCAAATTTTCTTGTTCTGAGTAACTGACATTAGCCGATAAAATCTTCTCATGAGACCATTTTGGGCCAAGATGCTCAATAAGGCTTGCAACGGCTGCTTCTTCATGTTTGATTTGTTCAGTTAACAGCAACAGCCGTTCTTGCTTCATTCGGTACGTTTCAGCATTCTCTTTTAATTGCTGCACAGCAAATGCTTGCTCAAGCCATTCATGATTCACTTTTGGCAAATCACGTTTTAGCTGTTCAATTTTATAAGCGCTATTTTTGGCTTCTCCTTCAAAATCAAGAAGCCTTATTTTTAAACGTTCATAGCGATTAAGACCGTCTTCTGGAAAATCATTTAGATCATGAAAATCATTTAATTGCAGTTGGAGCAATTTTTTCTCAGAGTAAAAAGGCTCAGTCGCCTTCACCTTTTCAAACAAAGTAAGCTTTTTTTTGATTTCTTCCTTTTCCTTTTGAATTGTTTCTATTTTTGTCTGAATCTCCGTTTTTTCAGCTTGTTTTTGCGCGTACTGCGCTTTTATTCCATTACTTTTTGAGACGGCTTCATCCGCTTTTTTCAATTCGGCCAGTGCTTCGTTCATAATTGGCTTTCTGCCTTGAGGCTTAAAAAGTTCCCCTTGCTTCGTTTCAAGCCTGCTTTCCAATTGAAAAAGCGAAAAATTCCCGGAAATTCCCGTTCCGAGGAGAAATCGATTTAAATCTTCCTCGTTTAACTTTTCCATTTCCCTTAGATGCTCAAGCCGTGCGGAAAAAATATCCCGGAATAGCGTTCGATCGATGCCTTGAAGAAGACGATGCAGCTCGTCTTCGTCAATCACTTTATCATTAAAAATTATGATGCTTTCTTTCGGTTCGCGCCCCTTTATCCTTTCGATAGAAAGTTTGCCGCTTTCCAGCTGAATGTCGATTTTTCCGCCATGGACACCACCGGATTTCGGTTCATAGCGAAGTTCATTTTGCTGCCGTTTCGGAAATCCAAAAAGCATCGTCTCAATAAATGAAAGAATCGTCGTTTTGCCAGCTTCATTTCTTCCGTAAAAAACATGGAACCCGGTGTCTAATTGTATCGTACGATTTTTCAAATGGCCGTATCCATAGATTGTGAGCTTTTCAATGATCATTCGAAGCGCCCCTAAACAACTCTGTTAAAAGTAAACGTTCAGCTTTGTTCAATAGTTTTATTTTTTCTTCTTCGTTAAATTCTATTAAATAGCGTCTTGCCATTCGGTGACTGAAAAGGGGCTTTAAGGCCTCCTCGTATCCGTCATAAGTTTCTAATGTCATAACTGCTTCCCCGATAAAATCTGTCCGGTCCTTCAATTCATCACGGTTCCAGTCTCCTGTCGTCTCAACATCAATCCCAACAGGCCAGACGAATGGCTTTCTTTCCTCCTCTTCCTCACGAATGTGCCATAGAATGTCATCCAGCTTTTCTGCCGACTGCAAAATTTCATTTAAAACACCGTAACCAGTAAGCCGAATTTTAACAAATGTATCTAACTTATTTTCTCTTAACTCTTGCTTCAAGCTAGCCAGTTTCTCTAGCAATTCATCAACCGTAGATAAATTTGTAATGGACAGCTCCCGCTCTTGCCAAACAATGTCAGCAGTCGAAATAAATGTTGTTTTTGGAACAGTTCCCTTTGACAGCTTCACGAGAAAACAGCCTTTTTCCCCTGTCTCCTTTATGTGCATTCCTTGAATGTTGCCAGGATAGACAACCGGCGGTTCTTTCGATACTATCATTCGTTTATGTATATGTCCCAATGCCCAGTAGTCAAAATCTTTTTCAAGTAATGCTGACACCGAAAAAGGAGCGTACGGATCATGCTCCGACTGCCCTTCCGCATTGCCATGAAGCATTCCAATATGGAAACCGGCTTCATCCTTCCTTATATATTCCGTGCTTTTATCCACCAATACTTTAGGAGTTTCATAGCTGAATCCGTAAATTCTTGCCCTTTGCTGCCCATTTTTTATGAAAGGAATGCTCATTACTTCCTCACGATCAAAAACGTTCACGCATGAAGGCCATACAATGGAACGATTGTCTGTTGATAACGGATCGTGGTTTCCAAAGCTAATGAAAGCTTGAATGCCATGTTCTTCAAGCCGTTCAAGCTGCCCGCGAAAGCGAATTTGTGCACGTAAACTTACAGTGTTTGAATCGAATAGATCACCGACAAACAATACAAAATCAACATTGTTTTCAATGGCTGCTGAGATGATTCGCTCCAATGAACGGTATGCACTTTCTTCCAATTGTTTATAGATTTTCTCAGGCAAATGCCTTAAGCCTGAATACACTCTTCCAAGATGCAAATCAGCCGCATGGATAAAAGTAATTTCCATTTGAACCACTCCATTCCAATATGCTTATTTTAACATAAAAAGAGATCAAATGTTCTATATCCGTTACTAGTATGGAATTTTTTTTGAATATATGCTATTTTTTTGTTAGGAATTGATAATCAGAGAGCTGAATTGCAAATTTTTCTCATAAGGTAAAGGGGGTATGTTAAAAATGGAATACGTTGTAACTGCGTTTAGCAAAAAAGGTGAAAAGCTATTTGAACAGCGCTTTGAAGCTGAGAATAATAAGGAAGCAAGAGCGAAGGGCGAAGTTTTGCTTGAGGAAAACGGGTATGGAGACATTACGCATCGAATTACGACAAGCTATGGTAAATTAATCGGATTTCATAGATAAAAAAGTAACGCGCCTCCCACATTGATATTAGAGTGGGAGGCGCTTTTCATTCACCAACAAATCGTCATTGATAAATGATAACACTGTTCTGCGCGGGAAGGTCGGTATTCAATTAAAATCCGATCTGGATTAACCGATACTTTGGTGTTCGCACTCGTTGCAACCGAGCGAACAAGCCGATTCACTTCATCCATTTGGCTTACTTGTGCAGCGCCTCTCAAATTTTTGGCAAACTGTTCATCGTTCACAATTTTTTCGGCAAGGCCGTGCATCTCACGAATCACTTCGGTAACATCCCTTGCAGATTTCTGAAAATTATCGACTACGTTTGCCGGAAATTGGCGTGGCGACATTCGTGGCCATGGATTGAATGAGTATAGAGGGTGTAGGTAAGTATCGTTTAACAGCCCACCTCTGTAATACATAAGCGGAATATAAGGCAAATAATAAACTCCAGCCACAAAAACCGTCTCCTTTCCATGCTTCTATCAGTATATGAAGCAGGGAGCGTTTTGCCGCCTAGACTGCCTCATCTAATTCCATTTTCCCAAACGTTCTTTTATATTGAATCGTGAAATAGCTAATTGTCCCAATTAATGTAAAAGCAATAAAAACTAATAAAACAAGTATATTGTTCCATAAGAATGCATAATTCCCGCTCGAAATCACAGCTTTAAACCCTGACACCGTATATGTCATTGGCAAAAACGCATTAAACTTCTGCAGCGCGTTTGGTATTAATTCCAATGGAAATGTTCCTGCGCTCGTCGTTAATTGTAAAATGAGAATAATAATCGCAACAAATCTTCCAGGATCGCCGAATGCTGTCACTAAAAATTGGATAAGTGACATGAAAACAAGGCTTGTGATGATACTAAATAAAATGAAAAGCGGTATGCTCGTTACTTCTATTTTAAGAGCGAACAGTAAAATCGCATCTGCGATTAACGCTTGTGCAATACCAATCAACATTAGCATTCCAAATTTACTTGCAAACCAACTGAAAGCAGATCTTGGTGTCATGGCAGGATCCCTTAACGGAAAGACGATTGACATGAGGAGAGCACCTACAAAAAGTCCGAGTGATAAGAAATAAGGTGCGAATCCTGTTCCATAGTTTGGCACTTCATTTATTTTTTCGTTTTTTGTATCCACGGGATTTGCCATCATATTGTATGTGTCTTCATTTGAATTCACATCTTTTGCTTCATCTGCGGCATCATGCATCTTATCATTAAATTCTTCCGTTCCTTCAACTAATTGACCTACTCCATCTGTCAGCTTTTCAGAACCATCCGCCAATTTGTTTGAACCGTCACTTAGCTTACTTGATCCATCTTTTAATTCATTCATTCCATCCGATAATTGACCTGCACCAGTTGCCAGATCGTTTGAACCACTTTTTGCTTCTAAAAATTTCTGGCTAAACAATTGCATGTTATCAACATATTCATTTTGGCCGCTTGCTAATTTGTTTGAGCCGGCCTTCAGTTGATTCGTTCCGTCAGCTAACTGGTTGACGCCGTTTTGTAATGTTTTTTGGCCGCTATTTATTGCAGTAAGCCCGCCTTGCAATTGTTCAAAGGTTGGATTAACTGCTTGTTTAATTTGTTCCTCTAAGCCAGCTGTCGCATGTTTTGTTTTTGCATTTACTTCAGATGTATATTGAGCAAATCCTCCATGAATGCTTTTCGTTGTTTCGTTAATCGCCCCTTTAACTTGCGGTTCCAGCTTTCCTCGAATCTGATTTTGCAATGATTCTCTTGAAGGTGCTTTCTCTTGTAAGCCTCCAACAATGGTTGCTACTGTTTGTTCATCCACCCCATTTTGTAAAAGAACTTGGGAAATCTGCTGCACTTGTGCTTTTTGCGAATTGATGATTTCATCCGCCATCGCAGAAGATATGCCATTCACTAATCCAGGAGCCAACTGTCCATTTAAACCGTTGACAACACCATTTTCCAACTCTGATAACCCGTTGTTCATCGCTTTCGAACTTTCTTCTAGCTGTCCATTAATCTTTTGAGCCATCTGTTTCGGCAATTCATTTTGAAATTGTGCTAAGCCATCTTGCACTTGCTTCGTTCCTGTTACTAATTCAGGTACTTTCTTGCGCATTTCCTCCAATCCATTATTCGCCTGGGCAATGCCTTCAGCAAGCTCTTTCGTTCCTTTTTGGACATCTTTAGAAGCATTTAGTAATTTTCCGCTTCCTTCGTTTAATTCGTTTAATCCATTAGAGAGCTTTTTGGAACCGTTTGCCAAGTCGCGGGAACCAGATTGAGCACTTTCAACCCCGTTTGTAAATTCAATTGACTTTCCTGCCAGCGTTTTTAAATTATGTCTTAGCTCTTCTGAGCCATTCTGTAATTCTCCCGCTCCGTCTTTGAGTTCTTCTGTCGCTTCACTTGCTTCTTCAAGTCCGTCAGCAACTTCTTTTATTTTGTCAAACATCGTTTCGGCATAAGTTTCTGTAATTTTTTCTTCGAGCGCCATTTCGATATGAAGCATAGCTGTCTCACCAATTTGTGAGGATAAAAAGTTATAGCTTTCATTCGGCACATAAATTAAATCAAGTTTTTTTGGTGTATCATCCATTAATGTTGTAGCATGCTCTGAGAAATTTTTTGGAATTTCAATCATCATATAATATTTTTCATCTTTTAACCCTTTCTCTGCTGCTTCTCTATCAACAAAATGCCAATTAAACTCTGGCTCTTCCTTCAACTTATCGACAAGTTCATTTCCCAATTCAAGCTTTTCATCGTTATAAACCGCGCCTTTATCATTGTTTACAACGGCAACGGGAATTTCTTCGAGTTTTTCGTACGGGTCCCAGAAAGCCCATAAAAACAATCCACTGTATAATACGGGAACTAGCATAACAGCTAAAATCGGAATGAATATTTTTTTGTTTTTTATTACTGCTAGAAATTCATGTTTTAATTGCTTCAATTCAATTCCCTCGCTTTTCATTTTTGACCAAAATAGTCATTCAGTCAAATTTGTTGAAAGAAAAACTTGTCAAAAAGACAAGAAGTTGGACCGTTATTTTTTTTCGAGCCCCTTTAAAAAGTAGAGCTCAAACAATTCTGCAATTTCCTTTTCACTCAGTGAATCATGCTCTTTCTCCCAGTCGTGAACAAGTGCGATATACGTTTTTACCAAAATAAAAGCTGTGACTTGCGGATCACATTTTCTTATTTCATCTTTCTCAATCGCAGCTTGCACTTGTTTTTCTACAAATGAGAGCACAACCTTTTCCAGCTTCCCCATCGCTTCAACGGCTTCAGGTGTACCAACCTCTTTCATTTCAAGCGAAAGTTGAAATGTTAGCTGATGCTTTTTCCTAAATTCCAAAAGGCGGTAAAGCGCTTGGTGCAAATTATCCGCAAATGAGCGTTCAGGATCGATCGCTTCTTTTGCAACAAGTTTCATTTCTTCAATTAAGCTATCAATGATTTCATTAAACAACTCTTCTTTATTGTGAAAAAAAGTATAGATCGTGCCTTTCCCGACATTTGCTATTTTTGCGACTTGGTCCATTGTCGTAGCTTTATAGCCGAACAATGAAAAAGACCTTGTCGCCGCTTCTAAAATGCTTTGCTTTCGGTCAACCGCCATCTTTTTCCCTCCTTTTTGACCAAATTAGTCATTTAGTCAAATTCGTTATTTATATTAGTATATCTATCCAAAAATTGCAAGCTTTCTTTTGAAAATCAGAATAAAATCGCTAACGCGACTAACCCACGACCCAAGTGATGCTTATTCACTTGGGTTATTTCTCTCTTGAACCATTGTGCCATTGCACTTTGGACAATGTAGTTTCACTTCTTCCCCTTGATTCAAGTCCATACTGAATTTACCGATGATGTATTCAGGGACTTCATCAGTTACATCACAATCCAGACATTGAAAAATGACGAGCTCCATCTCTTAACCGTTTCGGTTTCTTCCATATAATGATAGATCCATCCATAATCACTATGCCATATTCCAATCAAGTCCATTTCACTTTTACAATGTGGACATTGAAAAGGATCTTCTTCGAAAACTTCAATCATTCGTTGTTTGTAGGATTTCTTCCTTTGCTTTCTTTCCAATAGAAAAGAAATTTGCTTCATCCGCATAAATGCATAAAGACTTAATACTTGATTTGCTCTACGATAAGATCTCCTACTATATAACCATAACGTCCAACCATTCGAAAATGCTTAGGAGGAATATGTTGTAGGATTTCATATCGGAACACATTTGTGCGGCAATCGGGCAGAATTGTTTAATTTACCTTCCTCCGTTTTACTAAAGTTGTATTCGGTCGGGCCCAGACTGTGCACATGCAATCCATGAGAAACCGGGCCTGCTATTCTTTGATAAAATATAGACAGAAAGGAGGTTGAATATGGGACGTTTAATCCTGCAGATGAATGTGACACTGGACGGTTGCTGTGACCATACGCAGGTGATTGCGGATGAGGAGCTCCACCAGTATTCGGTGGACATGATGGACCGGTCCGACGGTCTGCTTTTTGGACGCGAAATCTATCAGTTGATGGAAAGTGCTTGGCCAGCCGTAGCTAGCAGCGGCGCCGGACCTCAATTCTTGGTCGACTTCGCACGCAAGCTCGATCGGAAACCCAAGTACGTTGTCTCGCGGACGCTAGATCAAGTGTCGTGGCAGAACTCTTTCTTATTGAAGGGGCCTGTTTCCGAGGAGGTGCCACAGCTTATGGCAGAAGGGAAGAGCTTACTCGTTAACGGCGGTCCCGGCCTCGGTTCCACCCTGGCACAACTTGGATTGGTGGATGAGTATCACCTCCTGGTACAGCCCATCGTTGCCGGACGTGGTCCCCAATTGTTGGGAGGAATTCGTGATCGACTGGATCTGAAGCTGACCGGGACCAAACCTTTCGGCTCTGGCGTCGTGCTGCTCCGCTACACGCCCGCTCGTTGACTGCTTGGCTGATCGCCGCCGCTTCGCGCTGCCGGCCGAATACATACGGAGCACAAGATGTAGCCGGCAAACATTTGTCGGCTGCTTCGTTTATATCACGAGGAGCATCTCTGTTCCAACCTGGTAGGGTAGGATATAGTTAATGTGGCGACAGACAGATCTTTCCATCGCTGAGCCGCCTGTTGTGACAAGCTGCCTACGGTAGAGCAGAAGGTCAATAATTCTTTGTAATTTACAATTATACCCATTTGTAATGTACAGAAACTCATAATTTCCTAAACAAAGAAAAAAGCAAACAGTGGCATTTCTGTTTACCTAGTGAAAATGTTTTTTAACCCGTTTTATAAATACAATCGAAAGTACTCCAAGAACAGCAATATATGCTTCTACCGCCCATATGCTAAGATGACCTGTTTGATAAAAAGCAACTGGGAAATCGATCGCCGCGTGAATCAAAACAGCGTAAATAACATATAAAAATTTCTTTTTAACAACTGCAAGCAAAACAAACAAACTTAGAGCGATTTGTAAAAAGACAGCAAAGAATCGTTCCAAACAGCTTAGTAAATAATAGGCTGCGCCTTGGCTTATTATCGATTCTTTCAAGGTTGACAGTTGATCGCTTGGAATTTGTCCGTTTAACATTGTTTCAAAGGTGCCGGCGTTAATCATAAAAGCAAAAATAAGGCTTTGCAGGCCCACCATAAGCATAATGACAACCGCTTCAATCCCTCCCCAGCCAATTCCAAACGAGATGCCGCTCTTGTAATCATGAAATTTTTTTAGAAGCCAAATGAATAAAAGAAAACGTCCAAACTCTTCAAAAACTCCTGCTGCCATTCCACCGTACAATCCTAATGCCCATGGGTAATCCTGGATATTCGGAAAATTCGTTAAGATAACAAGATGCAATGCCTTTTCCAATATTTGCGTAAATACGATGAACCCGATACTGCCGATAATTAACGGCCGAATAGAAATACCTGTTTTCTTCCTAAAAAACAAAATCAAGCCAGCAAACAATAAAAATGGAAATAAAACTGAAACAACCATAGAAGTAATTGTCGCACCGCTTATCAAATCGATCCCACCGTTCCCTTCATTTATTTTCTGTCGTTAAAATCGCTGTAAATGTTCGTTTCCGCCTTGCACCTTCTGCATCATTAGATAGCTAGCCAGTAGACGCAGGCGCAAAGTTATGTATTATATTCTTTTAAAAAAGCCGAATGTTCATCACAAAAAATGAACATCGGCTTTAAAGTTTATTCACCTTTATAGTTTGGCTTCCGTTTTTCTTTGAAAGCTTGCAGTCCCTCTAGGCGATCTTTTGTCGGAATTGTCATTTCATAAGCGCTTTGCTCAATCGCCAGCCCTGTATGTAGGTCAACATCGTATCCTCGATCAATTGCAATCTTCGCCTGGGTGACAGCAATTGGCCCATTTTGAGCAATTTGATTCGCGATTTCAAACGCCTTTTCAATTAGTTTTTCTTGCGAAACAACATACTCCACTAAACCGATTTGTTCCGCTTCTCCGGCAGTGATTCGCCTTGCTGTATAAATTAGTTCTTTCGCGCGGCCTTTTCCTATCAATCTTGGAAGGCGCTGGGTTCCGCCTGCACCGGGAATAATGCCAAGCGACGTTTCAGTAAGCCCGAATTTTGCGTTTGATGAAGCGACACGAAGATCACATGCCAAAGCTAGTTCCGTCCCTCCACCGAATGCCCCTCCGTTTACAGCTGCAATGACAGGCTGCGGCAATGCTTCGATGTCGTCGATGTTTCCTCTGATGAGTGACAGAGCTTTACGCACTTGTACCGGATCCATCTCTGCTCGTTCTTTTAAATCTGCACCTGCACAAAATATTTTTTCACCCGAACCGGTGACAATAACACAGCGCACTGAACGATCAAATTTAATGTTGTGAATCGCGTCATGCAATTCATACAGCATCTGCATTGAGAACGCATTCGCCGCTTGAGGGCGGTTTAATGTAATCGTCGCAATCCCGTTTTCACTTTTTTCAACTAGAATGGTCTTTTCCAATTTAATGACTCCTCTCTTTTTAGCAGTTTGAAAGTGTTTGTAATTGATGGCTCGCCAATGGGCGTCCGATTTTTTCTTGAATAAAGAGCGCCGCTTCCATTAGTTTTTCACGATTAACACCCGAATGAATGCCCATCCCATCCAACATATAAAGCAAGTCATCCGTTGCAAGGTTTCCAGAAGCCCCAGGTGCATAAGGGCATCCGCCAAGACCGCCTAATGAGCTGTCAAAAATGGTAATGCCCATATCAAGCGATACTAGGATATTTGCCATTGCTGTCCCTCTCGTATCATGAAAGTGCATGGCTAACTTCTCAGCCGGAAATCTTTTTAAGAGAACCTCCAGCACTTCCTGAACTTGTTTTGGATTGGCGACACCGATCGTGTCTCCGAGCGACAATTCACCAATCCCCATTTCAAACAGATTCTCTGAAATCCGAATCACCGATTCAACATCAACCGAACCTTCATATGGGCATCCGAAAACGGTAGAAATGTATCCGCGGACGGATTTATTTGCTGTCAATGCTTCGTCAACGACTTCTTTCAATACTGGAAATGTTTCATCAATTGTTTTATTAATATTGCTTTTGTTATGGGATTCCGTGGCTGACATGAAGATTGACACTTCATCAATATTTGCTTCTAGCGCCTTTTCCAGACCTCGTTTATTTGGAACTAGCGCCGCATAGGTTACCCCCTCCTGTCTCTCGATCCCTGTCGCAACTTCAAAGGCATCTGCAAGTGCAGGTATCCATTTTGGATTGACAAATGAAGAAATTTCAATATAATTCAGTCCTGTCTTGGACAGCTGGTTAATCCAGGCAATTTTGTCTCCAGAAGGGATAACTTCTTTCTCATTTTGCAACCCGTCGCGCGGTCCCACTTCTTTGATTGTTACTTTTTTTGGCCATTCCATAATCGGTCCTCCTAGTTAAAAAAAGATTAGTATTTTCTTAGTTCAGAAGCTCTATTAAACAATGTCTTGTATGTACAGCTAATAATCCACAACTCTATTATTCCAATGCCCCTGATTTCTGCAGCTCTTCAATTTTCTCAGCGCTGTAGTTTAAAAAGCTGCTCAAAACATAATGATTATCTTGGCCGAATAAAGGGGCTGGACGGCTGACAATTGCCGGTTCGTTTGAAAGTGAATATCTTGAGCCTTCAACAATTGTCTCGTCGTGTATCGGGTGATCAATATGAAGAAAATGGTTTTGATAATTGAATTGCGGATCTTCGATTGAATCCGCACTCATATCAACTTTATGTGCGGCGATTCCATTATGTTGCAATACCGTTTCCAACTCTTTCGCCCTTTTGTCTTTTACCCAGTTTTTAAGTTTGTTGTCTAGTAAATCTTGAACATTCATGCGATCCTCAGCTTTTAAGAACCTCTCGTCATCTGCCAGAGAATCACCTTCCATGATG
Protein-coding sequences here:
- a CDS encoding enoyl-CoA hydratase → MEKTILVEKSENGIATITLNRPQAANAFSMQMLYELHDAIHNIKFDRSVRCVIVTGSGEKIFCAGADLKERAEMDPVQVRKALSLIRGNIDDIEALPQPVIAAVNGGAFGGGTELALACDLRVASSNAKFGLTETSLGIIPGAGGTQRLPRLIGKGRAKELIYTARRITAGEAEQIGLVEYVVSQEKLIEKAFEIANQIAQNGPIAVTQAKIAIDRGYDVDLHTGLAIEQSAYEMTIPTKDRLEGLQAFKEKRKPNYKGE
- a CDS encoding hydroxymethylglutaryl-CoA lyase; translation: MEWPKKVTIKEVGPRDGLQNEKEVIPSGDKIAWINQLSKTGLNYIEISSFVNPKWIPALADAFEVATGIERQEGVTYAALVPNKRGLEKALEANIDEVSIFMSATESHNKSNINKTIDETFPVLKEVVDEALTANKSVRGYISTVFGCPYEGSVDVESVIRISENLFEMGIGELSLGDTIGVANPKQVQEVLEVLLKRFPAEKLAMHFHDTRGTAMANILVSLDMGITIFDSSLGGLGGCPYAPGASGNLATDDLLYMLDGMGIHSGVNREKLMEAALFIQEKIGRPLASHQLQTLSNC